GCGGGCCGGTGATGGCGTTGGTCGGTCGCTGCGGGTGGAACTCGGTCAGCAATCGGGCAGGATGCGCTTGGCCCTGTCGGGCTTGTGCGCGGGCGAGGATTGTCTGAACCTGCGTCTGGTCACGCTGTTGGCGCAGCAATTGCGGGCCGAGCTTCGGACCGAGCCTTGCGGTGAAATAAGCCTGGAATTCAGTCCTTAGCGCCGCTGCCGGTCAATCCGGCCAGGATGGCGACCCGGGCGGCTTCGGTGCGGTTGCTGACGGCGATCTTGCGGAAGATGTTGCGCAGATGCGCCTTGACCGTGACTTCCTGCAGTTCAAAGGCGCGGGCGATGACCTTGTTGGGGGCGCCATCGACGATCATCCCCAAAATCTCCATCTCGCGCGCCGACAACACGGCCAGCGGACCGCTCTTGCCGGTATTTTCCGGCTCCTTGCGGTTCATGGTCTCGTGATAGTCGAACAGGAAGGGCGGAACGTATTTTTCTCCCGACAGGACCAGACGCAGCACGCCGATGATGGTTTCACCGCGCATGGTTTTGGGAATGAAACCGTTGGCGCCGCTTTCAATGGAATGAAAGGCATCGGCGGGATGGGTCGATCCCGACAGAATAACCACGGGCACATGGGGGAATTCAGCCCGCATGGTGGCCAGGCCGTTCAAGCCGTCCATGCCGGGCATGTTCAGGTCCAGGATGGTCAGGCCCAGATTGCTGGCCTGGCGGGCCTTGATCAGGGCTTCATCGAAGCTGCCCGCTTCCAGCACGCTGGCATTGTCGGTCACCCGTTGCAGGAATGGCACCAACCCGTCGCGCACCATGGCATGATCGTCGGCCAGCAGGATTTCCATCTGGGTCATTGTCCAGTCCCCGGCAAAATGGCCAGCTTGGTCAGGGCCTCGCTGATCTGGGTGGGGGAAAACGGCTTGCCGATCACCTGCGCGACACTGTCGGGAAAGTTTTCGGCGTGGCCGCTGCGGACGTGGCCGCTGGCGACGATCACCGGGGTGCCCGGTTGCAGGTCATACAGGCGGCGGATCAGTTCCATGCCGTCCATGCGCGGCATGCGGATGTCGGTGACCACGGCGTCATAAACATGCTGGTGGCACAGATCGAAGGCCTCCTGACCATCATGGGCGACATCGACGGCATAGCCCTGCTGTTGCAGGTGATCGGCCAGCATCAGCGCGGCCAGGACCTCGTCATCGACCAACAGGATCAGCGGGGCCTGTGAATGCTCCTGAAGTTCCGGCTGTTGCGGCTGCACCGGCGTGCGGGGAACGGCGGCGCCGCCGATCAGGGCGGTCAGATGATCCACCTGACCCAGGATGGTATCGACCCGCTTGCGCAGACGCTCCGGCGTCAATCGCCCATCCTTGTCGTCCAACGACAGCGATTCCGCCGCCAGACGAATAACATGCAGACATTGATTGGCGTCGTGGACAAAGGCGCGCGACAGCATGGAATGTTCTCCCCCCTGAACAACCACTATGCCATGGGTCTAGGGCGGTGAAAACATCAATGGGTGGATATTACAGTGATTCCGTATCAACCAGCATGCGCATGGCTTGCAGGCGGTTCTGCACGCCAAGTTTGCGGAACATATTACCCAAATGCGACTTCACCGTCACTTCGCTGACATCCAGGCGGGCGGCGATGACCTTGTTGGGCAAACCCTCGCGCAGAAGATGCAGGATATCGCGTTCGCGCGGGGTCAGTCGCCCCAGCAGGTCGCCCGAGGGTGAGCGGTCGCTGGCGCCGCTGATCTGATTGTTGGCGCTGTCCATCAGCATGGACGGGATGAAGCGTTCGCCCGACAGCACCAGTTGCAGGGCCGACACCATGGCGCCGCCGGAAAGGTGCTTGGGGATGAAGCCGTCGGCGCCCAAACGCATGGCTTCCAGCACGTGGTCGCGGTCAGCCATGGAGGACAGGATGACGCAGCGGATAGCGGGAAAGCGCGTCTTGATGGTCGACAGCCCCTGAAAACCGTTCATTCCCGGCATCTTGATGTCCAGGATCAGCAAATCCACCGACGGATCTACCTCGATCTGGGCCAGGGCTTCGGTGAATGACCCTGCCTCCTGGATGATTGTACCGGGCGCAATTCTCTCGACAAAGGGGCGTAGCCCCTCACGCAACATGACATGATCATCGGCAAGAATTATGCGCATGGCGTTTCCTCTCCCACCCTTCTGTGTTACGTCTTTGGGCGGAGACGCGCAAGAAAAAGTTAATTGAAACCGGTATCTTGAATGCATTCATTCAAGCAGGCGGCGATCTCTTCCGGCGGCGTGTCCGGGGCGATCACCATCATGGCGCCGGCGGCCACGGCTTGGCGGGCCAGGGTCTCGTCGGCGGCGGCCATGACCAAGACCGGCAAGTCGGCGACGGTGGCGCTCAGCACCGGCAATGCCGCCTGTACCACGGGCCAATCGCCTGCCAGCAAAACCGCGTCGGCCTTATCGGGAAAAGCCGCGGCCACCCATCCCAGGGCGGCCAGTCGCGGCGCCAAGGGGACGGCGGCGGCGGCCAGGAACAGACGGCGCGGCGGCGTCGGCAGACGGATGGTGACTTTACTGCCGCCGCCGCACTCGATATCCAAGGTGCCGCCCATTTCGGCGACGATGCCGGCGGCGATGGGCAGACCCAGGCTGCGGATGCTGCCGTCGCGCAAGCCGTCTTGCACCGATTGGGGGATGCCGGGGCCGTTATCGGCGATCATGACGATGATGCCGCGATTGTCGCTATCGACGCGGCACGACACGCTGAGACGGGGCCGCCAGGGCGGATTGGCGGCGTGACGGCTGACGGCTTCGGCGGCCAGGGCGTCGCAGGCATTGGTCAGGATCTGGGCAAAGGCGCTTTGCAGCCGTGGGGCATGGCCCAGGACTGGGGGAAGCTTTGGGGTGACGTGCCAGGAGAAGGCGATGGCCTGCATGCGGACCCGGTCCTGAATGGCGGCCAGGGCGGCGCGCAAGGCGGGCAGGGCGGACATGCGCGAGGGGGGCTGGCCGGGACGGCGCGTGGTGCTGACCAGTTGGAGGGCGAAGTCCTGCATGCGCTGACATTGTTCGACGGTGGAGGTCAAGGCGCGGCGCAGGCGGTCGTCGCTGAGACGCTTTTCCGCCAGATTGTCCAGGGCGTTTTCGGCGTTCAGGCGAATGATGTTGATGGGCTGGCCGAAATCGTGGGCCAAGGTGGCGGTCAGTTCCCCCATCAGCCACAGGCGCTGGGCTGGGCTGGTTGCGGCCAGGGCCAATGGCGGGGCTTCCGCCGCCGGAGGCGGGGGGGGCGGTGTCGCCTCGGCGTCTTGGGCGGATAGCAATTGCGCGATTTTCCGTCCCAATTGATCGAGCACCAGCGGTTTCGGCAATTGGGCGGTCGGCCCCTTGCCGACGGACGGCATGGGCATGGACCCGCCCGACATCATGATGGCCGGCAGATCGGGGCGGATGGTGCGCAGTCTTTCGATCAGGACGTTGCCGTCCATGCCCGGCATGCGCTGGTCGGTCAGCACCAGATCAAAGGTGGTGTCGGCGGCCATGTTCAGCGCGTCCAGCGGTGATATGGCTGCGACCACATCATAATCGCGGGCGGTGAGGAAATCGGTGATGCAATCCACCGCCAGCGGTTCGTCGTCGACGACCAGAATGCGTTGGCGGCGTGCTGGTTCCATCGCTGCTTTTGATGGGCTTTGGGCGGTGGGGACGGGGCCGCCGCCGCAAGGCCAGATCACCTGGAAGAGGGCACCGTCACCGTGGTTGCGGCCGCTGATGCGTCCGCCCATGGCGGCGACGATATTGGCGCTGATCGACAGTCCCAACCCGGTGCCGGCGCCCTCGGCCTTGGTGGTGAAGAACGGCGTGAACACCCGCGACCACAAATCGTCGGGGATACCGCCGCCATTGTCCTCTACCGACAAGATCAGATCGTCGCCCCGTTGTTCCAGGCTCAGGGAAATGCGTCGTTTTCCCGGTTTATGGTGGGCACAGACGGCATCGCGGGCATTGGTCAACAGCGCCACCACCACCTGTTCCAACTGGTTGCCGCGACCGATCAGATCGGGACAGCTTTCCGGCAGTTGAATGGACAGGGCGATGTCGTCGAGCTGGAAGCGCAGGCGCGTCAGGGCCAGGGCCGATTTGATGATGGGCAGGGGGGCGACGGGCTGGCGTTCGTTTTCTTCGATGCGGGCGAACGAGCGCAAATGGGCGATCATTTCGCCCATGCGTCCGGTCTGCTCGACCATGATGGCCAGCTTGCCGGCGACGATGTCGGCCGCAACCTCCCCTTGCTTCAGCCGCTCCAGAGTATTTTCCGCCGTCATGCGCATGATCGACAGCGGCTGATTCATCTCGTGGGCGATTTCCGAGGCAATCTGGCCCAAAGTGGCCAGACGGGCATTTTGCACCATCTGTTCTTCCGCCCGCTTTTGCGGCGTCAGGTCGATGATGGTGCCGATCAGGCCGGCGACCTTGCCATCGGGGTCGTTGAAGGTGGCCTTGACGATGGCGATCTGGCGCAACGAGCCGTCGCCCCAACGAAAGGTGGTCTCATAGTTCTGGATACCGCCTTGGGCCAGCAATTCCTGGTCGCGGTCCCTGAATTCGGCGGCTTTTTCGGCGCTATAGGTTTCCGTCAGGGTCTTGCCGATGATATCGCCGGTGCTTTTGCCCAAGGCGTCGCAAAAGGCGCCGTTGCAACCCACATAGATCAGATCGGTATTTTTATAGAAGACCGGGAAGGGCAGCGCGTCGATCAGGCTTTGCTTGAACTGTAATTCGTCGCGGATGGCTGCTTCGATGGTCTTGCGCTGGGTGATGTCGCGGCGGATGGCGACGCGTCCACCTTCGGCGGTGGGGCGTTCGACGATTTCCAGCCAGCGACCGTCGCCCAGCAATTGTTCGAACACGCCGCCGGGATGGCTGTGTCGCTCCAGCCGCTCATCGACCCATTGGTCGGCGTGCTCGGCGGTGATGCCGGCATATTGGCCGCGGCGGGCGCTGACCCGCAGCAATTCGGTGAAACTGACGCCGGGACGGATGATGTCGGCGATGGTGGGATAGGTGGCGCAATAGCGGCTGTTGAAGGCGACCAGCCGGTCATGGGCGTCGAAGACGGAAAAGGCGTCGTCGCTGCTTTCCAGCGCATCCATCAGGCGGATCTGTGCCGCGCGCAACTCGGCTTCGCTGCGGGCCAGGGCCTGTTCGGACCGGTGGCGACCGGTGACGTCGATACACGAACCGACGACCTCGCGGCCCTGGCCGTCAAGGCCGGGGACGATGCGGCATTCGTCGCGGAGCCACCGCCACGACCCATCCTTGGCCCGCAGGCGGTACTCCATTTCCAGCATGCCCATTTGCGGCAGCGAGTCCAGGCTGCCCAGGCAGCGGTCGCGGTCGTCGGCGTGGATATGGTCGATCCAAAAGCGCGGCGTTTGCAGGATTTCGTCGGCGCTGTAGCCCAGCAGCGCCTGAACGTTGCCGCTGACATAGCTGAGGGTGGATTTGGCATCGCACGAGCGGACGTAGATCACCGCTGGCACCAGCGTGAGCAGGGTGTCCAGGTGACGCCCCGGTTCCGTCCGTCCCGTTTCCGCCGGGGCGGTCAGGGCCGCCCACGCCGCCTTCAGGCGCCGCCAAGCCATCTTTCGTCTCCGACCGGCTGTCTGCCCGCATTGTGCGTCGAGATGGCGCTTAGGGCAATGTCCTATGCCCTTTCAGGGCAATGTCCTATGCCTTGGCGGTGAAATGCAGGCTGAGGATCAGGCCGGGGGCATTGTCCTCCATGTCCAGCGTGGCGCCATGCAGGCGGGCGACGGCGTTGACCAGCGACAGGCCCAAGCCGTTGCCGGGGGTCGAGCGGGTGGCATCCAGGCGGACGAAGCGTTCCAGCACGCGGGCGCGCTGGTCGGCGGCGATGCCGGGGCCGGAATCGGCCACGGCGATGGTGACGTCGCCATCCTGGCGGGTGACGCTGACCGCAACCCTGCCACCGGCGGGGGTGTATTTGACGGCGTTGTCGACCATGTTGGCCAAGGCCTGGAACAGCAGGTGGCGGTCGCCATCCACCGAGGCACCGCCTTGGGTGTGGCAGGTCAGGGCGATGCCTTTTTCCTCGGCCAGGGGCTCGTACAATTCGGCGATGTCCTCGGCCAGCCGGGCCGGGTCGAGCGGCTCGAAACTGTGCAGGCGCTGCCCTGATTCGGCGCTGGAGATGGTCAGGATGGCGTTGAAGGTGGCCAGGATCTCGTCGGCCTCGGCCAGGGTTTCCTCGAGCGTGCGGCGTAGGCTGGCCGGGTCTTCGTCCGACAATAGCGCCACGTCGATGCGCGAGCGCAGCCGGTTGAGCGGTGTACGCAGATCGTGGGCGACGTTGTCGGTGACGGTGCGGATGCTTTCCACCAGCCGCTCGATTTCGTCCATCATCTCGTTGAAACCGGCGGCCAGTTGGTCGAACTCGTCCCGCGCCCCGGTCAGATGCATGCGGCTTTTCATGTCGCCGCCGATGATGCGCTTGGCTGTGCGGTTCATGGCCTCGACCCGTTGCAGCAGGTGGCGGCTGGTGAAATAGCCGCCGATGATGCCCAGCAAGATGGTCAGGGCCAGCCCCCAGCCCAGGGCGCGGTTGATGGCCAGCTTGACCCTTTTGGCTTCGTGCAGCGAGCGGCCCACTAGCAATTGATGGTCGTCGGGCAAGACATAGGTGCGGCCCAGCACCTCGGTGCCGAAGGTCTCGGAGCCCATGCGTTCGATGGAAAAGCGGATCCAGCCGGCGGAATCGATGCTTTCCGCCGGCCAGCCGTACAGATTGCCGGCGATGCGCACGCCACCCGGTCCCGACAAAAGATAGACGGCGCGGCGGTCGAGATCCTGGCCGGCGCGTCCGGCGATGACCTCGGCTAGGCCACGGATGCCGCGTTCGCGGTATTGCTCGGACAGGCCGGTGGCCTCGGCCTCGACGGTCTCTTGCACCTGCCATTCGATGAACACCGAGGTGCTCCACGATACCAGCGCCAGCAAGGCCACTGCCGAGACGGTGAAGATGCCCAGATAGGACAAGGCCAGACGAAAGGTGGTGGCCCGCAGCAAGGGCGGCAATTGCAGATTAACGGGCGGCACGAAGGGTGTATCCGGCGCCGCGAACGGTATGGATCAGGGCCTGGTCGAAATCCTTGTCCACCTTCTGCCGCAAACGGCTGATATGGACGTCGATCAGGTTGGTCTGGGGGTCGAAATGATATTCCCACACGTTTTCCAGCAGCATGGTGCGGGTGACCACCTGGCCGGCATGGCGCAGCAGATATTCCAGCAGGCGGAATTCACGCGGTTGCAGATCGATGTCGCGGCCCGACCGGGTGACGGTGCGGGCCAGCAAATCCATCTCCAGGTCTTCCACCTTGAGCCGGGTTTCCGGCTGGCTGGCGCTGGTGCGCCGGCCCAGGGCCTCGATACGGGCCAGAAGTTCGGCGAAGGCGTAGGGCTTGACCAGATAATCGTCGCCGCCGGCCTTCAATCCCTTGACCCGGTCATCGACCTTACCCAAGGCCGACAGGATCAGCACCGGCGTGGTGTTGCCGGCGCCGCGGATGGTCTGGACGATGGTCAGGCCATCGACACCGGGCAGCATGCGGTCGACGATCATGGAATCATAGCGTTCGGTGGTGGCCAGGAACAGGCCATCGTTGCCGTTATGGGCCTGATCGACGGTATGGCCGGCCTCTTTCAGTCCCTTGGCCAGATAGGCCGAGGCCTCTTGGTCGTCTTCGATGATCAAAATACGCATGACCGACCTTCCGCATTGCCAGCAAGGTGACCTTAACGTGGCCCCCATCAAACGGAAAGCCCCCGCAGCCAGGGGGGAAGCTGCGGGGGCCTTATCCGTTGAACCGGCAGGGGGGAGAACCGGTCTCGAAGCGTGGGTGCAAAACCTGGGGGGACAGGCCGCTTTCCCGGTCGGCGGAGGAGTTCAAGGACCGCCTGGGTGACGAAGGGTTTCGACGAGGAGCGCTGTTTCCGTCTTGGCCCGGTTCATCACCGTTGTTGAAGACATATTGTCGCCAACCACCTTACGCCAGTCTTGCAGGGGGATTAAATCTTGGTAAGGTTCGCGTCATGCGTTCCTTCATCCTGATACTGGCCGCTTTGGCCGCCGCCCCTTCCGCCTTTGCCGCCGCCTGTCAGGGGCCGCAAGGCCTGCCCTTGCCGGGGGCACCCCTGCCCTTGGTCGCG
This is a stretch of genomic DNA from Magnetospirillum gryphiswaldense MSR-1 v2. It encodes these proteins:
- a CDS encoding response regulator — translated: MLSRAFVHDANQCLHVIRLAAESLSLDDKDGRLTPERLRKRVDTILGQVDHLTALIGGAAVPRTPVQPQQPELQEHSQAPLILLVDDEVLAALMLADHLQQQGYAVDVAHDGQEAFDLCHQHVYDAVVTDIRMPRMDGMELIRRLYDLQPGTPVIVASGHVRSGHAENFPDSVAQVIGKPFSPTQISEALTKLAILPGTGQ
- a CDS encoding sensor histidine kinase — its product is MPPVNLQLPPLLRATTFRLALSYLGIFTVSAVALLALVSWSTSVFIEWQVQETVEAEATGLSEQYRERGIRGLAEVIAGRAGQDLDRRAVYLLSGPGGVRIAGNLYGWPAESIDSAGWIRFSIERMGSETFGTEVLGRTYVLPDDHQLLVGRSLHEAKRVKLAINRALGWGLALTILLGIIGGYFTSRHLLQRVEAMNRTAKRIIGGDMKSRMHLTGARDEFDQLAAGFNEMMDEIERLVESIRTVTDNVAHDLRTPLNRLRSRIDVALLSDEDPASLRRTLEETLAEADEILATFNAILTISSAESGQRLHSFEPLDPARLAEDIAELYEPLAEEKGIALTCHTQGGASVDGDRHLLFQALANMVDNAVKYTPAGGRVAVSVTRQDGDVTIAVADSGPGIAADQRARVLERFVRLDATRSTPGNGLGLSLVNAVARLHGATLDMEDNAPGLILSLHFTAKA
- a CDS encoding response regulator transcription factor — protein: MRILIIEDDQEASAYLAKGLKEAGHTVDQAHNGNDGLFLATTERYDSMIVDRMLPGVDGLTIVQTIRGAGNTTPVLILSALGKVDDRVKGLKAGGDDYLVKPYAFAELLARIEALGRRTSASQPETRLKVEDLEMDLLARTVTRSGRDIDLQPREFRLLEYLLRHAGQVVTRTMLLENVWEYHFDPQTNLIDVHISRLRQKVDKDFDQALIHTVRGAGYTLRAAR
- a CDS encoding ATP-binding protein — translated: MAWRRLKAAWAALTAPAETGRTEPGRHLDTLLTLVPAVIYVRSCDAKSTLSYVSGNVQALLGYSADEILQTPRFWIDHIHADDRDRCLGSLDSLPQMGMLEMEYRLRAKDGSWRWLRDECRIVPGLDGQGREVVGSCIDVTGRHRSEQALARSEAELRAAQIRLMDALESSDDAFSVFDAHDRLVAFNSRYCATYPTIADIIRPGVSFTELLRVSARRGQYAGITAEHADQWVDERLERHSHPGGVFEQLLGDGRWLEIVERPTAEGGRVAIRRDITQRKTIEAAIRDELQFKQSLIDALPFPVFYKNTDLIYVGCNGAFCDALGKSTGDIIGKTLTETYSAEKAAEFRDRDQELLAQGGIQNYETTFRWGDGSLRQIAIVKATFNDPDGKVAGLIGTIIDLTPQKRAEEQMVQNARLATLGQIASEIAHEMNQPLSIMRMTAENTLERLKQGEVAADIVAGKLAIMVEQTGRMGEMIAHLRSFARIEENERQPVAPLPIIKSALALTRLRFQLDDIALSIQLPESCPDLIGRGNQLEQVVVALLTNARDAVCAHHKPGKRRISLSLEQRGDDLILSVEDNGGGIPDDLWSRVFTPFFTTKAEGAGTGLGLSISANIVAAMGGRISGRNHGDGALFQVIWPCGGGPVPTAQSPSKAAMEPARRQRILVVDDEPLAVDCITDFLTARDYDVVAAISPLDALNMAADTTFDLVLTDQRMPGMDGNVLIERLRTIRPDLPAIMMSGGSMPMPSVGKGPTAQLPKPLVLDQLGRKIAQLLSAQDAEATPPPPPPAAEAPPLALAATSPAQRLWLMGELTATLAHDFGQPINIIRLNAENALDNLAEKRLSDDRLRRALTSTVEQCQRMQDFALQLVSTTRRPGQPPSRMSALPALRAALAAIQDRVRMQAIAFSWHVTPKLPPVLGHAPRLQSAFAQILTNACDALAAEAVSRHAANPPWRPRLSVSCRVDSDNRGIIVMIADNGPGIPQSVQDGLRDGSIRSLGLPIAAGIVAEMGGTLDIECGGGSKVTIRLPTPPRRLFLAAAAVPLAPRLAALGWVAAAFPDKADAVLLAGDWPVVQAALPVLSATVADLPVLVMAAADETLARQAVAAGAMMVIAPDTPPEEIAACLNECIQDTGFN
- a CDS encoding response regulator, translating into MTQMEILLADDHAMVRDGLVPFLQRVTDNASVLEAGSFDEALIKARQASNLGLTILDLNMPGMDGLNGLATMRAEFPHVPVVILSGSTHPADAFHSIESGANGFIPKTMRGETIIGVLRLVLSGEKYVPPFLFDYHETMNRKEPENTGKSGPLAVLSAREMEILGMIVDGAPNKVIARAFELQEVTVKAHLRNIFRKIAVSNRTEAARVAILAGLTGSGAKD
- a CDS encoding response regulator codes for the protein MRIILADDHVMLREGLRPFVERIAPGTIIQEAGSFTEALAQIEVDPSVDLLILDIKMPGMNGFQGLSTIKTRFPAIRCVILSSMADRDHVLEAMRLGADGFIPKHLSGGAMVSALQLVLSGERFIPSMLMDSANNQISGASDRSPSGDLLGRLTPRERDILHLLREGLPNKVIAARLDVSEVTVKSHLGNMFRKLGVQNRLQAMRMLVDTESL